A segment of the Vibrio sp. YMD68 genome:
ACATATTCTTCAGTTAAATGCCATAAAGCCTATTCTTGTCTTATTCAGCCAGACTAAATAGTATAAAATAGAAGAACATGCTAACTGTCTACGTCGCTCAGGCGCAGTCACAAAGCAATGACGTAGGTACGCGATGTAAGAGGGAAATGGGATGACAAGGTTAATTGCGATTGTATTTATTTCTGCACTGGCGTTTGTTTTGATTCGGTATCGCACCAATGAAAAAATCCAAAAAGGCATCATTGTGACCCTGGTTGTGAGCTTTCTAGTTTACGCCGGATCAGTCATGATTGCCGAGCTAACACGATAACGGTGTCTAGGAGAGAAAGTTGAACAAGCAAAATGAGACTGAAGAATTTGATGGTGACGATGTTGTTGTGGTCGAAGAACGTGATAAGAGAACCTACACCTATATTGTTATTGCTTGTTTACTTGGGTTAGCAGCAGGCGGGCTCATTGGCTCTGCGACGACCGCGAAAAAATGGGAAGAGACATACCATAAGTTAGAAGCTCAATATCAAACACTGCTTCAAGATAAGAAGCAGCTGGTGGTTCAAGTGGAGAAAAAGGTCGCTAAGGTCGATGAGCAATTGGCTGAGCAACTGAGCCTGGAGTTAACAAAGCAACAAGAACAATATCAATCGGACATTAAAAAACTCGAAGAGCTGGTCACTGAACTTGAAAAAGCGAACTTATCACTTAATGCACAGTTAGCTAATCAGGCTGTTCAGCTATCTGATGCCGACACGCAAAATAACCGGCTCAATCGACAAGCGGATATACAAGCGACGATGTTCGAACGGTCTAGAGAGCTTTTCCAAAAAGAACTGCGTATAAAGCAAGAAGTAGAAGGCTTAGAGACGGAACGTGAGAAATTACTTCCGGTGATTGAGTCGCTAAAAGCGCAATGTGATATTTATTTAGAAGGCACATCATGGGATGCGACATCGGATTCTTGTGATAAACAAGATGAGGCAAACTCTCGCCTTAGTCAGGTCGATCAAATGCTGCAAGTCCACAGAATGGATCTTGAACAAATTAAAGCGCTATCTGATGATCTGGGCCTATAGTATCAGTCATAGAGAAATGTAGTTGGACCTTGTCAACAAGACCCTGGCCCCAGTTGCGCTGTAAATAAGACCCTGTAAATAAGACCCTGTAAATAAAACCCTATAAATAATTGTGACTTACCTCAGAGCCTCAACATTAGAGGCTCTTAGTTTACAATAATGTGTATTGTCTCTAACTTTCTCATTTAATTATTGATTATCCTCATTGATACGAAAAATCTATCTATACTTTAGTTAGCACTTCAGTCATGACAGTTTTCAAGATCAGTATGTATTGACGAGATAAATGGTTTCATAATAGTAGAGGCGGTAATTTGCGTAAATTGGCTCATATTTTGTCACAGGTTTTTAATATTCATCGACTCGTTCAAGTTGTCTTTGTTTTTTCTATACTACTCATCACGCATACACTCGTCACTGAGCACCAAATCGCTCGTTTGTTATACCTCCTTTTCCCTGCTTTGATGCTTCTTGCGTACTTTGCAAAAAATGACAACATAAAAATCATTGCAGCCAATAGCTCGTTATTATTGATCTTTGTTGGTGGTTATATTGAGCCGTTAGAATTAGATGCCATCGAAGAGAGCTTTATACTCTTACCCATCTGCTACATTATTATCTTTCCTGGCTCTCTCTGGCCAATTGCAACAGCGATGCTATTGGTTTTGAGCTATCTTGTTCATCTTCCAAGCAGTGATTTCGATGAGTTTGTTGAAGACGCTATTGAGGTGTTGCTGATTACCTCGTTTGCCACTGTGATGACGTATTACCAAGTTAAACTTCGTGATCAAATGTTGCTTTATAAGCGTGACAGCATGATGGATCTGCTTACAGGGCTACCAAATAGGAATTCATTCTTTATGGCGTTAAAAACCATAAAAGAAGATGAAGAACATGACTATGCGTTATTCCATATTGATTTAGATGGATTCAAATCGGCCAATGATAGTTTGGGGCATGCACAGGGTGACAAACTGTTAACCGCATTTGCCAAAAGATTAGACTCGCTGTTGTTTGACTACACCCAACTCTACCGGTTAGGGGGCGATGAGTTTGCTATCGTCATTAAAGGCCAAGGTGACCTTGGTGATAATATCAGTAATGTTGAATATCAGATCAAACACGTTTATCAGCCAGTCTTTGCGATTGGCAATGTCCCTTATAAATTGGGCTATAGCATCGGTGTGGCATTGCTTGAAGATACCCAACGAGATACCGAGTTGTGGTGTAAGAATGCCGATATAGCCGTAAACAAAGCCAAGCTGAAAGGTAAGAATGTTATTCAGTGGTATGACGCCGAGTTGCTTGATGAAACAATCCGAGAGCATCAGATTGAAAGAGAGTTGAATCAGGCGTTAAATAATGATGAGTTTTGTTTAGCGTACCAGCCTAAAGTGAGTTGCAGCGAGAATAAAATTGTCGGTGCTGAAGCTCTAATACGTTGGATACACCCAGAATTAGGCATGATCCCACCTAACACCTTTATCTCTATTGCAGAAAAAAGTACTCAAATTATTCCCATTGGTCGATGGGTGATAGAGACAGCGTGCTTCCAAGCCAAAGAGTGGCTAAATGACGGGCATAGCTTGTGCATTTCAGTCAACGTATCAACGGTTCAGTTTGTCCACGATGATATTTACAACGTTGTTTCATCGGCGTTGGCATCAAATCAGTTGCCTCCCGAATTATTAGAAATAGAAATAACAGAAACAACGTTGATGACTCAGCCTGATCAAGTGATTTCTACGTGTGAAAAGCTACGAAAACTCGGTGTTAAGGTGGCCATTGATGATTTTGGCGTGGCTTATTCCTCGTTGAACTATTTGAAAAAGCTCCCGATCGACATCTTAAAAATCGATAAGTCATTTATCGACGAATGCGTCACGTTACACACTGACCATATGTTAGTAAGAACAATCATTCAAATGGGGCATAACTTAGGAAAAATTGTGGTCGCTGAAGGAGTAGAAACACAAGATCAGCTCGATTTGCTGAAAAATGAGCACTGCAATAAATATCAGGGCTATCTCTTCTCAAAACCTTTGTATGTTGATGAGTTTGAGAAGCAGTTTTTATAAGCTTCTATTACGGTAAGGCTTTGTACAGAGATAAAAAATCCGACCAATAATGGCCGGATTTTTCATGGTTAAGCCGTTAAATAGTGCTTCATGAACTTAGTGATATTAACCAGATCTTCAACAGCAATATACTCTTCCGTGGTATGTACTTTTGCCATACCCGTGGAAAGGTTAACGGTTGTCAGGCCTTTTTCATTGAAATTATTCGCGTCACTACCACCACCTGTCGGCTGTGTTTGTGGCTCAATACCTAGAGCTTCGAAAGAGTGTTTGACGGAAATAAGATGAGGGTGGTCCTCAGCAATGACGTAAGCTTCATAAGCACGATGAGACTCCAGTTCTATGTCAGCACCATGCTTGTCTGCCGCTGCCTTAAACGTAGCGACCATATGATCCACTTGGTTGGATAACTTGTCTGCATTCAGTGAACGTGCCTCGGCGACGATACGCAGTTCTGGCATGACGATATTGGTGGCTTGCCCCCCTTCTACAATACCGATGTTTGCTGTGGTTTCTTCATCAATACGCAAAAGGTTCATGTTAGTAATGGCTTCTGCCGCAACACCAATGGCACTGATCCCTTCTTCTGGAGCTAAGCCAGCGTGTGCTGGGCGACCTTTGATGGTGAATGTCATTGATTGTTGACCCGGTGCACGGTTGATGATGGTGCCTATAGGGCCGCCAGAATCTAGAACCACGGCTTTATCGGACTGAATGAACGACATATCAAAGTGTTTAGAGCCTTGCAGCCCACCTTCTTCATGGACAGTAAAAGCCAGTTCAATCGTTTTATGAGCGATGTTTTCAGATTGAATACAGCGAACCGCTTCCATAATGGCCGCAATACCCGATTTATCATCGCCACCTAAAATAGTGTTGCCTTTAGAACGAATGATGCCGTCTTCAATAATGGGTTCGATATTGTTACCAGGCGCCACTGTATCCATGTGACAACTCAGCACAACGCTGTCATCCAACTCTCCGTCTAGACGAGCATAAATATTGAAGCCATTAGAAATTTCTTCGGCGACTGGCAATTTATGAACCGTAAAACCGAGCTCCCCCAGCTGTTCGGCCAATGCTTTCGATATGTCGAGTTCGTAGCGAGATTCGCTGTCGATTTTGATCAATTGGCAAAAGTGTTCAACCAGTCTTTCTTGGTTTATTTGAGTCATTGTAATACCTCGTTGGAAACAGGAGCGGTTACCTTATCTTTGATGCACGTCTTATTACCCTGCGATAAATCAATGAATTGTCCTCTTCCCCAGCAAGTGAGTAGTAAGTGAGCAGTACAGGAAAGGTTTGGTTAATGTCTTTTCGTTATTACACTAAATGTAAAAATTATGTTGCGATTTATAGGTATGGGAACTTGAGTTTTAACACTGGGTAGGGGACTTTTTCTTGAGTGGTTTGAGTATTTATTATTGATTTATAATAATTTTTTTATTCCACCTATTGTTGTGATAAATATGGGTGCCACCTGGTGTAACATTTTGATTACATATTTAAGTTGAGCCATTGAGGTTAAGTATTTTGGCCGTAAAGTTCAAATGTACCGGGTTATTGGCTTAAGTTAGTGAACAAGCACTCAGTTGCCAAACAAGCATATGCGTTAATGAACAGGCATCTAAGTGAGTACCAATCATCTTGAGCAAAACAGCCAATAAAAGGAATGACCATGTTGGATAAAAGTAACCCGCTAGGAACCGATGGGTTTGAGTTTGTTGAATACACAGCCGCCAGTAGCAAAGGGATCGATGATCTAAAGCAGTTATTCAGTTCATTAGGGTTTGCAGAAGTTGCCAAGCACCGTTCAAAAGAGGCGTGGCTGTATCGTCAGGGAGATGTGAACTTCATCGTGAATGCCGAGCCTAATAGCCCCGCAGAAGCCTTTGCTAAACTTCATGGGCCATCAGTGTGTGGTATGGCTTTTCGAGTGAAGGACGCATCACAAGCCATGGCGTACGCCCTTAAAAATGGAGGAGAGGAATATAAAACTGAAATCGGCCCGATGGAACTCAGTATTCCTGCTATCTATGGTATTGGCAAAAGCCTACTCTATTTCGTGGATCGCTATGGCAGTCAGAGTATCTATGACGTTGACTTCAACTTTTATCCAGACATGGAAGAAAGACTGGCTCAAAAAGATGTCGGTCTTTTTGAGATTGATCACCTGACGCATAACGTGATGCAAGGACAAATGGATGTTTGGTCAAGTTTCTACGAAGGCATTGGAAACTTCAAAGAGATTCGATACTTTGACATTGAAGGAAAACTCACTGGCTTAACCAGCAGAGCCATGACCGCGCCTTGCGGAAAAATTCGAATTCCCATTAACCAATCATCCGACGACAAATCACAGATTGAAGAGTACCTCAAAGAATATAACGGTGAAGGTATTCAGCACATTGCCCTCAGCACAGAAGATATCTACGAAACGGTGCGGACTTTGCGTTCACGAGGAATGGATTTCATGCCGACTCTCGATACCTATTACGATAAAGTCAACCAACGTGTTTCAGGCCATAGTGAAGATCTTAAACAACTTAAAGAGTTGAGAATACTGATAGACGGCGCACCGGAAAAAGACGGTATTTTGTTGCAGATCTTTACCCAAACGGTAATAGGCCCAGTCTTTTTTGAAATCATTCAACGTAAAGGCAACGAAGGGTTTGGTGAAGGTAATTTTAAGGCGTTATTTGAATCGATTGAAGAAGACCAAATTCGTCGAGGCGTGCTTAACAAAGAAGATGTGAAATCATAGGGGTGACTATGAATAAGTGGATTACGTTCCCTCACAAAGAAGGGATCAGCTCTAAGCAGGCACACGCGGATTTCCCTGAACAAGGCATCTATGAACGAGAAGCGGGCCGCAGTGGTTTTTTTGGCCCTGCGACGCACTTTCACCACCAACATGCCCCAACCGATTGGCAGGAGTGGCAAGGCGATCTTAAACCCAGAGCTTTCGATTTAACGCAGTTAACGTCAGCGGTTCAAGATAGCCCTTGGTCTGTGCCAAATGTACTTCACAATGCTCAGTGTAAAATCCGAGTATGGCGGCTAGAGCAATCAATGTCTGAGTTAGTCCGAAACGCCGATGGGGATGAGCTCTTGTTTGTCCACGGCGGCAAAGGGAAATTCTTTTGTGATTATGGCCACCTAGACATTGCGGAAGGGGATTATGTCATGATTCCTCGCTCGACGATGTGGCGAATTGAAGTCGAGGAGCCGTTGTTTTTTTTGATGATTGAAAACAGTGATGGGGCGTATTCATTCCCTGAAAAAGGGATTGTAGGAAACCATGCTTTGTTTGACCCTGCGGTTCTACAAATCCCCTCAATCGATGAGGCATTTAAAGAACAATACTCAGAGGAAACCACGAAAGTGGTCGTAAAAAGGCACGATAGCCTGAGTGTGATTACGTACCCATTTAATCCACTTGATGCTATCGGTTGGCATGGTGATCTCAGCGTGGTTAAGCTTAACTGGCGCGATATCCGGCCTTTGATGTCACACCGTTATCATCTTCCCCCTTCGGCCCATACCACGTTTGTTGGCGACGGTTTTGTTGTTTGTACCTTTGTGCCAAGGCCAATCGAAAGTGACCCGGGTGCATTGAAAGTGCCTTTTTATCATAACAATGACGATTACGATGAAGTGTTGTTCTATCACCAAGGGGACTTCTTTAGCCGCGATAATATCGAAGCGGGCATGATGACCTTCCATCCAGCTGGATTTACTCACGGACCGCATCCCAAAGCGTTTAAAGCCGGGTTAGAACATAAGAAGACGTTTACTGATGAAGTGGCGGTGATGATTGACACGCGTCATGCTCTACACTTTACATCAGCGGTGGGTGACGTTGAAAACAAGGACTACGTGTACAGCTGGCGCTCAACTCAATAAACGTCGGTTGTGTACCGTCCAAGATAACAAGAGATAACAAGAAACCATAACAAGATAATCGGTAAGAATATCAAGGCTCTTAAAATCAACACGACAGCATTAATAAAAACCAGCAGGGATGAGGGAAACATAATGAAGTTAGCCACACTAAGAAATGGAATGAGAGACGGGACATTAGTTGTCGTGAGTAAAGATCTTACTCAATGTATTTCTGTTCCCGATATCGCGCCGACTTTGCAAAGTGCCTTGGATAATTGGCAAAATGTCGTGACGCCTTTAAAAGCGAGATACGACTTGCTAAACCAAGGGGAAGTGACCGACACACTCGCCTTTGATTCCAAACAATGTGAATCGCCATTGCCTCGTGCTTATCATTGGGCGGACGGATCGGCGTACGTCAACCACGTTGAATTGGTTCGCCAAGCAAGAGGAGCGGAAATCCCAGATAGCTTTTGGAGTGATCCATTGATGTATCAAGGGGGTTCCGATGCGTTCTTAGGCCCAAGGGACGATATTCCTGTTGAAAGTGAAGCTTGGGGGATTGATTTTGAAGCGGAAGTCGCGGTTATTACGACAGATGTTCCTATGGGGATGAATGCGAAACAAGCGGCGAACTCAATTTGTTTATTAATGTTGGTCAACGATGTCTCTTTACGAGGGTTAATCCCCGCTGAATTAGGCAAAGGATTTGGTTTCTATCAGTCTAAGCCATCTTCGGCTTTTTCTCCGGTTGCCGTCACACCAGATGAGTTGGAAGCCGAGTGGGAGGGAGCGAAAGTCCATTTACCTCTTGAATCTCACTACAATAACTCGCTTTTTGGTTGCCCGAATGCAGGTGTTGATATGACATTTGATTTTGGACAGCTTATCGCTCATGCGGCAAAAACACGGCCTCTTTGCGCTGGAACGATAATAGGTTCTGGGACGGTTTCAAATAAACAAGGAACCGATCATGGTAGTGCCATTACGGAAGGTGGAGTGGGGTATTCCTGCATTGCTGAAGTGAGAATGATTGAAACGATCCGCGATGGTCAGCCCAGTACTTCCTTTATGAAGTTTCAAGACACCATAAAAATAGAAATGAAAAACCGACAAGGCGACAGCATATTTGGTGCAATCGAACAAAAAGTGGTGCCCTATAAGGCGCTCTGACGACACAAGATACTCTGGTTATTTAACGCACCTAGCTGTTTAACTTCTAGCTATTTAACGTACCTAGATGTTTAACGTATCTAGCTGTTTAACGTATCTAGATCTATGAGATACCTTAACTCTGTAAAGCATTCCGGTTGATAATGAAATAAATGAAAAGGAAAGGCCGATGACTTCTATGACTTTGTACGGATACTGGCGTTCGTCCGCTGCGTATCGTGTTCGTATTGCTTTGAACCTAAAACAGTTAACGTATCAGCATCAATCGATCCATCTGCTTAATCAAGGTGGAGAGCAACATCAGCCTGAGTTTCAATCGCTAAACTCAAGTGAATTGGTCCCGGTACTCAAAGACGGAGAAGTGATTTTGTCACAATCACTCACCATTATTGACTACCTTGATAACTGTTAT
Coding sequences within it:
- a CDS encoding chromosome partitioning protein ParA — translated: MNKQNETEEFDGDDVVVVEERDKRTYTYIVIACLLGLAAGGLIGSATTAKKWEETYHKLEAQYQTLLQDKKQLVVQVEKKVAKVDEQLAEQLSLELTKQQEQYQSDIKKLEELVTELEKANLSLNAQLANQAVQLSDADTQNNRLNRQADIQATMFERSRELFQKELRIKQEVEGLETEREKLLPVIESLKAQCDIYLEGTSWDATSDSCDKQDEANSRLSQVDQMLQVHRMDLEQIKALSDDLGL
- a CDS encoding bifunctional diguanylate cyclase/phosphodiesterase; its protein translation is MRKLAHILSQVFNIHRLVQVVFVFSILLITHTLVTEHQIARLLYLLFPALMLLAYFAKNDNIKIIAANSSLLLIFVGGYIEPLELDAIEESFILLPICYIIIFPGSLWPIATAMLLVLSYLVHLPSSDFDEFVEDAIEVLLITSFATVMTYYQVKLRDQMLLYKRDSMMDLLTGLPNRNSFFMALKTIKEDEEHDYALFHIDLDGFKSANDSLGHAQGDKLLTAFAKRLDSLLFDYTQLYRLGGDEFAIVIKGQGDLGDNISNVEYQIKHVYQPVFAIGNVPYKLGYSIGVALLEDTQRDTELWCKNADIAVNKAKLKGKNVIQWYDAELLDETIREHQIERELNQALNNDEFCLAYQPKVSCSENKIVGAEALIRWIHPELGMIPPNTFISIAEKSTQIIPIGRWVIETACFQAKEWLNDGHSLCISVNVSTVQFVHDDIYNVVSSALASNQLPPELLEIEITETTLMTQPDQVISTCEKLRKLGVKVAIDDFGVAYSSLNYLKKLPIDILKIDKSFIDECVTLHTDHMLVRTIIQMGHNLGKIVVAEGVETQDQLDLLKNEHCNKYQGYLFSKPLYVDEFEKQFL
- a CDS encoding M20/M25/M40 family metallo-hydrolase, which gives rise to MTQINQERLVEHFCQLIKIDSESRYELDISKALAEQLGELGFTVHKLPVAEEISNGFNIYARLDGELDDSVVLSCHMDTVAPGNNIEPIIEDGIIRSKGNTILGGDDKSGIAAIMEAVRCIQSENIAHKTIELAFTVHEEGGLQGSKHFDMSFIQSDKAVVLDSGGPIGTIINRAPGQQSMTFTIKGRPAHAGLAPEEGISAIGVAAEAITNMNLLRIDEETTANIGIVEGGQATNIVMPELRIVAEARSLNADKLSNQVDHMVATFKAAADKHGADIELESHRAYEAYVIAEDHPHLISVKHSFEALGIEPQTQPTGGGSDANNFNEKGLTTVNLSTGMAKVHTTEEYIAVEDLVNITKFMKHYLTA
- the hppD gene encoding 4-hydroxyphenylpyruvate dioxygenase, with protein sequence MLDKSNPLGTDGFEFVEYTAASSKGIDDLKQLFSSLGFAEVAKHRSKEAWLYRQGDVNFIVNAEPNSPAEAFAKLHGPSVCGMAFRVKDASQAMAYALKNGGEEYKTEIGPMELSIPAIYGIGKSLLYFVDRYGSQSIYDVDFNFYPDMEERLAQKDVGLFEIDHLTHNVMQGQMDVWSSFYEGIGNFKEIRYFDIEGKLTGLTSRAMTAPCGKIRIPINQSSDDKSQIEEYLKEYNGEGIQHIALSTEDIYETVRTLRSRGMDFMPTLDTYYDKVNQRVSGHSEDLKQLKELRILIDGAPEKDGILLQIFTQTVIGPVFFEIIQRKGNEGFGEGNFKALFESIEEDQIRRGVLNKEDVKS
- a CDS encoding homogentisate 1,2-dioxygenase is translated as MNKWITFPHKEGISSKQAHADFPEQGIYEREAGRSGFFGPATHFHHQHAPTDWQEWQGDLKPRAFDLTQLTSAVQDSPWSVPNVLHNAQCKIRVWRLEQSMSELVRNADGDELLFVHGGKGKFFCDYGHLDIAEGDYVMIPRSTMWRIEVEEPLFFLMIENSDGAYSFPEKGIVGNHALFDPAVLQIPSIDEAFKEQYSEETTKVVVKRHDSLSVITYPFNPLDAIGWHGDLSVVKLNWRDIRPLMSHRYHLPPSAHTTFVGDGFVVCTFVPRPIESDPGALKVPFYHNNDDYDEVLFYHQGDFFSRDNIEAGMMTFHPAGFTHGPHPKAFKAGLEHKKTFTDEVAVMIDTRHALHFTSAVGDVENKDYVYSWRSTQ
- a CDS encoding fumarylacetoacetate hydrolase family protein; the protein is MKLATLRNGMRDGTLVVVSKDLTQCISVPDIAPTLQSALDNWQNVVTPLKARYDLLNQGEVTDTLAFDSKQCESPLPRAYHWADGSAYVNHVELVRQARGAEIPDSFWSDPLMYQGGSDAFLGPRDDIPVESEAWGIDFEAEVAVITTDVPMGMNAKQAANSICLLMLVNDVSLRGLIPAELGKGFGFYQSKPSSAFSPVAVTPDELEAEWEGAKVHLPLESHYNNSLFGCPNAGVDMTFDFGQLIAHAAKTRPLCAGTIIGSGTVSNKQGTDHGSAITEGGVGYSCIAEVRMIETIRDGQPSTSFMKFQDTIKIEMKNRQGDSIFGAIEQKVVPYKAL